The Acidobacteriota bacterium genome segment GCCGGTAGAGGATCGCCACGTCGACGTCGCTCCGAGCCCCGTCGTCGCCGCGCGCGACGCTGCCGAAGAGCCAGGCGGCGACGAGGTTCCCGTCAGTCGCGTGCGCCGCGAAGTACCGCTCGAGCTGTTCGATCACGCCGTTTCTTCCGACTCGACTTCGATTATAGGCGTCGCGGAGCGTGCTACGATGAAATCGACCCCGCAGGAACGCCGGTGACCGATACGACCACCGAGGCCACCTTTCGCTGGACCCGCGAGCGGTACGACCGTGCGGTCGAAGCCGGCGTCTTCGGCCCCGACGACCGTCTCGAGCTGATCGAGGGACAGCTTCTCGCCATGAACCCGCAAGGCAGCCGGCACGCGGCGATTGTCGGTCAGGCCGGCGACATCCTGCGCGACGTCTTCGGCGCCGACTGCAGCATCCGTACGCAATGCCCACTGGTAGCGGGTGACGATTCGGAACCAGAGCCGGACCTCGCGGTGGTACCGGGACGGGCGCGCGACTACCTGGACGCCCACCCGACGAGCGCCCTGCTGGTGGTCGAGGTTTCCGACGACTCGCTGCGCCGCGACCGCATCATCAAGCAGAGCCTCTATGCGCGCCACGGCATCCCCGAGTACTGGATCCTCGCCCTGCCCGACGCCCGTGTGGAGGTCTACCGCGATCCGACTCCGGACGGATACCGCACCGTCCTGATACGACGCGCCGGCGAGACGATCGCGCCGCTCGCGCGGCCTGCGGCGGCCATCGCCGCAAGCGACCTGCTCCCGTAACAGAGGACCCGCCGAACACGGACTCCAGTCGTTCCACCAGCACCTGGATTTCGTGGCCGGCTCTTCGACGCGCAATAGCGGATCGTCGCCGGAACGCGAGTATGATGGCGAACTGGCCCTGGACATCCCGGTCAGGTGGGATCGGCCTGAATCAGGTTGCCGACGAAACGGGGGCGAGGATGAGCACGAAGACGTGGTGGACGATCTCTCGGACCCGGATATCACGGATGGGGACGCTGGCGATCCTCCTCGCCTCCCTCGCCGGCGCCGGACCCGCCGCGGCGCAGGACCGCGACTTCACGCCGGTCACCGACGCGATGCTCGCAGACCCCGATCCGGCCGACTGGATCAACTGGCGGAGAACGCTGGACGGCTGGGGCTACAGCCCCCTCGACCAGATCGACCGGGAAAACGTCCACCAGCTCGGGCTGGTCTGGTCGTGGACGATGCCCACCGGCCTGGCGCAGCCCACGCCGATCGTCCACGACGGCGTCATGTACCTGCCGGGTCCGCTCAACGTGGTGCAGGCG includes the following:
- a CDS encoding Uma2 family endonuclease encodes the protein MTDTTTEATFRWTRERYDRAVEAGVFGPDDRLELIEGQLLAMNPQGSRHAAIVGQAGDILRDVFGADCSIRTQCPLVAGDDSEPEPDLAVVPGRARDYLDAHPTSALLVVEVSDDSLRRDRIIKQSLYARHGIPEYWILALPDARVEVYRDPTPDGYRTVLIRRAGETIAPLARPAAAIAASDLLP